The Zygotorulaspora mrakii chromosome 4, complete sequence nucleotide sequence AACTGGTTTAGACAAATCTCCGAGGAATAACCATAACCTCCAAACACATAATAAACCAATCCATGAGATTGTAAACAATCCAACCCATTTCGACGAAACGGCAAGCCCTAACGCAATGCCTGTAAAGGTCAAAAACTTATAGGAAGCCCAAGTTCCTGTTGGATAAATTtcatatcttttgaaggcGTAAACAGAAGCTGCAATGAATACCATTAGTGGAGCATCAAGTAGAATGTAACGGGAAATGGTTACAAATGAGTTCTCGACTGCAAAGCATACAGCACTTGCAAATGCGACCCAAACTCTTACACCAGAAGAACGTAGGGTAAAGTAAAGTAATAAAACCGTCAACGCACCAGATATGGCTGCTACTGATCTCATAAGAACATATGGTGTTGAGGCAGGATATAACTTACCGATGgtctcaaaatcaaaatcgCCGTCAAATCCACCCAAAATTCCCACCCAGGCAAACAACATCTTGGCAAATGGGGGATGCACATCCATGAAGAATAGTCCTTTGATATACTTAGTAGCAAACCCGCCAAAATGCACTTCATCGAATATGACTGCATTAGGCCAAGACAAATTGCGCATCCTCACAATGACAGTAAAGACAGCCAAACATGACACCAGAAATCTTTCCTTCAAAGAGTACACAGTACGCACCTTAGCAAGCTTTTCTTGCGGCTCCGATACAATGTATGGCCTGACAGGTCCTTGTTTGACATCGAAATCGATCACCGGATTCTGCCCCTCGGAGGCAGACCGTGTTCTTTTATCACTTGCCATTCCTATAGTCAAGATAAATATAGAGAAGCTCGTTCGGTCAATTGCCTCAATGAATAGCTGATACTAATCTCTTAGACCTCTCCGTATTGCAAAAGCcttaaaatttcttcatttttcactattatttcttttcgtTGACACGTAATACCCAGAAATGCGAACTTTAGGCGACAAAAGAATGTCCGGCTTCAGGAAACGGACATATCTCTTTGGATAGGGATAGAAATTATTCCGGACTAAATTCCACCGGACACAGTTTTCTGCTCGAATTGAATTTCCAAAGCGTTTAGGGTGGCAAAGAGGTAGACTTGGAGAGTTAGTTCACTAAAATAAtcaaaaggaaagagaCAGACGGTTTACACAAGGAATTATTACACCAGCACCACTAGATATATTCAGCTCTATAGATATTATGTGTAGTGTGGAAGCTGCCAGGGATCTGGTAGAGAAAAAGCAGTACGATAAGGCTGAACAAGTGTTTCTGGATCTGCTGAGCAAAGATTATAATGAGTCCACGGGGAAAGTCACAGAACGCCAAAATGAGCAAGAAGCATGCATATTAGGACTTGGCAATTTGTATATCGTAACCGGTGCGAAAGAGAAATTACGCGAGTTTATTCCAAGGTCGACAGACCACATGATGCAATTTGCGAAGCCAAAGACGGCCAAGGTATTGAAGACATTGATagaagagtttgaaaaagtacCAGACTCGTATGATGACCAGATCTATGTCTGCCAAAAGAGCATTGAGTTTGCCAAGAAGGAGAAAAGGGTCTTTTTGAAGCAATCCTTGACGATTAAACTTGCCACGTTGTACTATTATAAAAGACAATACAAGGACGCACTAGAGCTCAATGCCGAGCTTTTGCGGGAGTTCAAGAAATTAGATGACAAACCATCGTTGTTGGATGTCCATCTGTTGGAAAGTAAGGTTTACCAcaaattgagaaatttggCCAAGGCCAAGGCATCTTTGACAGCAGCTAGGACAGCAGCCAACTCCATTTATTGCCCCACGGTAACTATGGCCGAATTAGACTTGATGAGTGGTATCTTACATTGTGAAGATAAAGATTACAAGACCgcattttcatatttctttGAGAGTTTCGAAAGTTTTCACAATTTGGCAACCCACAATTCTTATGACAAGGCGTGCcatgttttgaaatacaTGCTGTTGTCAAAGATTATGTTGAACTTAATTGatgaagtgaaaaatattcTAAACGCTAAATATACAAAGGAGACTTATCAATCAAAGGGCATTGATGCAATGAAAGCCGTGGCTGAGGCATACAGTAGTAGGTCTCTTTTGGAGTTCAACACGGCGTTAAAGCAGTATAAAGATGAGATTATGGGTGATGAGTTGATAAGATCACATTTTAACGCCCTCTATGATACATTATTGGAATCAAATCTTTGTAAGCTTATTGAACCATTTGAGTGTGTTGAGGTTTCGCATATTTCCATGATGATTGGTCTAGATGCTCAGCAGATTGAAGGAAAATTGTCTCAAATGATTTTAGATAAGGTATTTCATGGTGTACTTGATCAGGGAAATGGATGGTTGTATATTTACGAAACGCCACATCAAGACGCTACTTATGATTGTGCATTAGAATTAGTTGGTCAACTAGATAAAGTGGTAGATCAGTTATACGAAAAGGCAAGTGTATTGTATTGATATCGTTACTATTACGTAGTCGTATATTATATTATATTTAGAATACATCTTCTGGTAATTTAAATGGTACATCTagattttttgcaaattgtTTATCAGAATCGCTGAAGTCTTGTTTTCTTCCTGCCGCGTCCCCGCAATAGTGACAAACTTCAATACTTATTACTGTTGGATAAATGCTTTCGAGatcttttttaaattcCTGCATCATACCTGTTTCTGGTTTTCTCATTTTCGTGAATATTTCAGGATCCATCAACATTGGCTCCTCTAGTTTGGGTGCAGGCTTGTTGagtttcttcaatgttttGACAACTTTCATTGGCTTTGTTAGTAAGCTCGACTTATTCTGTTTTCTTGTAAACGATGCTGGTTTTTTTGGTGAGGAGTAAATCCACAATCTTTCAAGAAGTCTATTACCGTCTTTTTCAAGGGAAATTGCCTTCAATATAAGTCTAATTTTCTCTACATATTTCGTACAACTCTTAGAATTTGAGGGAACTGTAATGACGCCTCCTTGGTTAGAAAAAATCACTACTTGCGCTGTTGCGTCTTCTATTACAATTGATAATAGTTTATCAAGTGCAGATCTGCCGGGAGAGAAGTTCATAAAGTCCCAGTCATCTGCTGATGTGCTGAATCTTGATCCAGCTGTCTTTGGCTTTATAATTGTATGATCTAAATCAAATGCGTAGACTTTCAACGGTCCATTGGCTCCGCTTATTTCGGGCAATGCATTCTTGGGAGTATGTTTGATTAAATAGGGAAGCAAGGTTAACCTATGGAACATTACCATGCTTGATCTCTAAATGTATCACGATTTGTGTTTTTTATCTGCCTTTTGAAcccatttgaaaaaatatcgaaCTTACCACATCACCTGCATAGAGAAAATGGCGGGAGAAAAGAGACCAAAAGCTGCTAGTACCTAGTTGCTTGAGGGATTATACTTTAGGGTTGAAATATGTCAAATTTCGGTCGCAGGACCTGGGACAGAGAAGAGTATGCTAAACTTGCTAGTGAGGGGCAATTGACACACGAGCaatcattgaaaagcaGCTTGACACCTGCTCAGTTTCAGCAACTGAAGCGCAAATACACAAATTTTCATGGTTTAATGCAAGATGcaattaaaaatttgaacaCGAAGGTTTTGACGACAGGTCTTAGCTCATATAAGAAGGGCAAGCAATTCGGATTTTATTGTGAACTTTGCAATCTCACTTTTAAAGACACGATGCAATACATCGATCATTTGAATCACAAGACACATCAgttaaaatttgaaagcattTTTGATGAACCGCTAATAAATGATACCAGAGATAATGATATgattgaaaaggaagagtTTGAGGGTATATACCACAGTATAATCGATCAATTTATAAGCCTTCATGGTACAAAGAAACCAAGGAAGAGCAAAAAGGCGAGTATACGACAAGCCTTGCTCCAAAAGGAAGAACATCCAACCGAACTAGAGTTGGCAATGGGATTCAAGGCCTTTGGAAACGCGAACCGCTAAATCAATTAAACTATGTACAGGTGCCGACATTACAGCATAttaatcttttgaagttcaGAACTCTTGAACCTTTTTCACTGTTTGATAGTATTTACAAACTTCAGAACCCATAGATGCATGTGGAAcataaatttttgacaCTACGGAGACTTcgttttcaaatttgattgAATCTTGTATATTCGAAGGAAAATTTATTATGACAACTGTTGAGTTTGGCAGACATTTTTCCTTCATGTATCTACCAATCAACATCACAAGTAGCCCTTTAGGAAGATTTTGAGAGTATTTTTGGGCCCCGTACCTATCATACAAATCGTTCAGTAGCGCCTCATATGAATCGTTGGTAGATGACCTATAGTGTTCCACCACTTCTATAGGATCTATAAGCAGGTCGTACTGGTCTACCAATTTTTCCACATCCTTTTTATTACCGGTCAAGATAAATTTCACATCCAATTGACCTGCTGGGAATGCCGCTACTCTTCTCCTTAAGCCTGACATTACATCTGCAAACTCCTGTTCGGAGTACGTCGTCTTTGGCTTATTCTTATCCAATGACCGAActgcttcaacaaatatCACAGTACCGATTATGccaatcaaaaaaatcttcttgAAACTTGGTGCCTCGTCTTTCCTTCTTGACTGAGCTGAGTTGGACGAATAGAAACGTAGGGTTGTTGTTGCAAAAGCATTTCCAGACTTGTATGCGGAGGGAATTCCTCTCAAGGTTCTGGATCTGCATAATTTAGCAGCTCTTGTAATAGCCTGCATAATTTAAGATCAATGACAACCGCTGGGCGAGACTAAGCTGTGTTTCTTGTCCAGCCTAAATATTCACAAACAAATTTCTTATAGTCCTCACTCTGACTTTtaatgtgaaaaaaaagtatgtCTTCATCCGGCGGAATACATCTTCCACCGATTAAAATACAAAGCAAACTCTAACTCAATATTCCAGTGGTTGGACCTCATATGTCGTTAGTTAAGTTAGCCAATAGCTGTGctcatattcaaaattgctCAAGAGTGAGAAGCACTCTTACATCAATTCCATATACTAAGTTGCATTTACAATTCGCCTATTCTTTGTACAAACATGGatttttatcatctttACAGAAAGGCAGCACCAAAGGGCCAGATGAAACTACCGTTGAAATAACCCCCGACAATATATCCACTAGAAGACTGTGGATTGGGTTAAAATACAGGGAAAATAAGCCTATAATAAGTGCATGCACGTTAATCTCTAAGCCCAATACTAGAGTGTACCTAACTCATAATGACATGAGAAAGCTGTGCTCTGGTAGCTCTGTAAGATTGATTAAGCCGTTGCAGCCGGGTGAACTCATGTTAGTGAGGACTGATACAGACGTTATCGACATAAATGAAGCTATtgctaaaaaaattgatggtGAAGTTTTATGTAGAGTGAAATGAATATCTTTCACATCACCTGCCTGTAAATAATGCACAAATGTACGGATATATATGTAGCTACACATGTAAATTATAAATTAAAACTCAACAATTGCACCCGAGCCTATGCTTCTCCATGTCGTCATATCGACGTTCCAGTTACGCCATTTGTCTAAAGAAGCACGATCTACTATTACTTGGGGACCATTGGAAGCTGTTTGCCTCAAACTATTCGATACACCAAAATCCACGGAATCAGtctgctgttgttgctgccCCAACGATCTAATCTCTGATTCCTTCGTATCTAGTTGTAATCTAACACTTGCTAGTTCCCTTCGAGCTGTATCAAGCTCTTTGTTCAATAGTTCGATTTCATTCTGTAGCTCTTCAATCTCTGTTTCATGGTCCATATTAATGAATTTCATTGTTTTGTTCTCCTTTATTACAGTTTCCAGTTGTTCTTTTAGATTTTCCAATTCGTTTTGAtccttttccttttgaatagTAGCCATGAAGTCTGTTTCATTGCCCTGGCCCTCATCGAACAGAGCATGCGTATCATTCTGTAAAGGTGGATTGCTTGAATCTGATGACTTGACCTCTGTTTTTGCTTCATGTACTTCTTGCTCACCTTGCGAGTCCTCATTGTTTTCACTCTGTTCTGTGCTTGAAGGGATTTTTTCAGCCTCCGAACCGGTCTCCTCTTTCTGTTCGTCTTCAGTTCGCTTCTTGGTCTCCGGCCCAGACTTGTGTGCATGCTCTTGGGTACGTGCCTCTCCAAAGCCTGGAGTGGCTTCCTGACCTTGATCGCTACTTAACTCACCTTCGGTTAATTGAACGGAAGAGTCTTTGGCAGCCTCATCACGCTCAAAGACATCTTCAGTTTGTTCTGGTGCATCGACAGATCCTTCGTGCTCggaagattttgattcttgattttgttgGGCATTCTTTTTA carries:
- the RPN6 gene encoding proteasome regulatory particle lid subunit RPN6 (similar to Saccharomyces cerevisiae RPN6 (YDL097C); ancestral locus Anc_2.361), with the protein product MCSVEAARDLVEKKQYDKAEQVFLDLLSKDYNESTGKVTERQNEQEACILGLGNLYIVTGAKEKLREFIPRSTDHMMQFAKPKTAKVLKTLIEEFEKVPDSYDDQIYVCQKSIEFAKKEKRVFLKQSLTIKLATLYYYKRQYKDALELNAELLREFKKLDDKPSLLDVHLLESKVYHKLRNLAKAKASLTAARTAANSIYCPTVTMAELDLMSGILHCEDKDYKTAFSYFFESFESFHNLATHNSYDKACHVLKYMLLSKIMLNLIDEVKNILNAKYTKETYQSKGIDAMKAVAEAYSSRSLLEFNTALKQYKDEIMGDELIRSHFNALYDTLLESNLCKLIEPFECVEVSHISMMIGLDAQQIEGKLSQMILDKVFHGVLDQGNGWLYIYETPHQDATYDCALELVGQLDKVVDQLYEKASVLY
- the BUG1 gene encoding Bug1p (similar to Saccharomyces cerevisiae BUG1 (YDL099W); ancestral locus Anc_2.356) codes for the protein MTDQDEEVKRIKQLEDARKRVEELKKKSKKNKDKKNRDKKNAQQNQESKSSEHEGSVDAPEQTEDVFERDEAAKDSSVQLTEGELSSDQGQEATPGFGEARTQEHAHKSGPETKKRTEDEQKEETGSEAEKIPSSTEQSENNEDSQGEQEVHEAKTEVKSSDSSNPPLQNDTHALFDEGQGNETDFMATIQKEKDQNELENLKEQLETVIKENKTMKFINMDHETEIEELQNEIELLNKELDTARRELASVRLQLDTKESEIRSLGQQQQQTDSVDFGVSNSLRQTASNGPQVIVDRASLDKWRNWNVDMTTWRSIGSGAIVEF
- the TPP1 gene encoding polynucleotide 3'-phosphatase (similar to Saccharomyces cerevisiae TPP1 (YMR156C); ancestral locus Anc_2.360): MVMFHRLTLLPYLIKHTPKNALPEISGANGPLKVYAFDLDHTIIKPKTAGSRFSTSADDWDFMNFSPGRSALDKLLSIVIEDATAQVVIFSNQGGVITVPSNSKSCTKYVEKIRLILKAISLEKDGNRLLERLWIYSSPKKPASFTRKQNKSSLLTKPMKVVKTLKKLNKPAPKLEEPMLMDPEIFTKMRKPETGMMQEFKKDLESIYPTVISIEVCHYCGDAAGRKQDFSDSDKQFAKNLDVPFKLPEDVF
- the SNU23 gene encoding U4/U6-U5 snRNP complex subunit SNU23 (similar to Saccharomyces cerevisiae SNU23 (YDL098C); ancestral locus Anc_2.359); protein product: MSNFGRRTWDREEYAKLASEGQLTHEQSLKSSLTPAQFQQLKRKYTNFHGLMQDAIKNLNTKVLTTGLSSYKKGKQFGFYCELCNLTFKDTMQYIDHLNHKTHQLKFESIFDEPLINDTRDNDMIEKEEFEGIYHSIIDQFISLHGTKKPRKSKKASIRQALLQKEEHPTELELAMGFKAFGNANR
- the MRPS8 gene encoding mitochondrial 37S ribosomal protein uS8m (similar to Saccharomyces cerevisiae MRPS8 (YMR158W); ancestral locus Anc_2.357), whose product is MSLVKLANSCAHIQNCSRVRSTLTSIPYTKLHLQFAYSLYKHGFLSSLQKGSTKGPDETTVEITPDNISTRRLWIGLKYRENKPIISACTLISKPNTRVYLTHNDMRKLCSGSSVRLIKPLQPGELMLVRTDTDVIDINEAIAKKIDGEVLCRVK
- the AIM36 gene encoding Aim36p (similar to Saccharomyces cerevisiae YMR157C; ancestral locus Anc_2.358), translated to MQAITRAAKLCRSRTLRGIPSAYKSGNAFATTTLRFYSSNSAQSRRKDEAPSFKKIFLIGIIGTVIFVEAVRSLDKNKPKTTYSEQEFADVMSGLRRRVAAFPAGQLDVKFILTGNKKDVEKLVDQYDLLIDPIEVVEHYRSSTNDSYEALLNDLYDRYGAQKYSQNLPKGLLVMLIGRYMKEKCLPNSTVVIINFPSNIQDSIKFENEVSVVSKIYVPHASMGSEVCKYYQTVKKVQEF